The following coding sequences lie in one Nycticebus coucang isolate mNycCou1 chromosome 18, mNycCou1.pri, whole genome shotgun sequence genomic window:
- the PHOSPHO1 gene encoding phosphoethanolamine/phosphocholine phosphatase isoform X2 produces MSGCFPVSGLRCLSRDGGMAAQGAPRFLLIFDFDETIVDENSDDSIVRAAPGQQLPESLRATYREGFYNEYMQRVFKYLGEQGVRPRDLRAVYEAIPLSPGMGDLLQFVAKQGACFEVILISDANTFGVESALRAAGHHGLFRRILSNPSGPDARGLLTLRPFHTHSCERCPANMCKHKVLSDYLRERAHDGVHFERLFYVGDGANDFCPMGLLAGSDVAFPRRGYPMHRLIQEAQKAEPSSFRASVVPWETASDVRLHLQQVLKTC; encoded by the exons ATGAGCGGgtgttttccagtttctggcctcCGATGCCTGTCTAGG GACGGCGGTATGGCCGCGCAGGGCGCGCCTCGCTTCCTCCTGATCTTTGACTTCGATGAGACTATCGTGGACGAAAACAGCGACGACTCAATCGTGCGGGCTGCGCCCGGCCAGCAGCTGCCCGAGAGCCTACGTGCCACCTACCGGGAGGGCTTCTACAACGAATACATGCAGCGCGTCTTCAAGTACCTGGGCGAGCAGGGCGTGCGGCCGCGGGACCTGCGCGCAGTCTACGAAGCCATCCCCCTGTCGCCGGGCATGGGCGACCTGCTACAGTTTGTGGCCAAGCAAGGTGCCTGCTTCGAGGTCATTCTCATCTCGGATGCCAACACCTTTGGTGTGGAGAGCGCGCTGCGTGCCGCCGGCCACCACGGCCTTTTCCGCCGCATCCTCAGCAATCCGTCGGGGCCCGACGCGCGGGGACTGCTGACGCTGCGGCCCTTCCACACACACAGCTGCGAGCGCTGTCCCGCCAACATGTGCAAGCACAAGGTGCTCAGCGACTACCTGCGCGAGCGGGCCCACGACGGCGTGCACTTCGAGCGCCTCTTCTACGTGGGTGACGGCGCCAACGACTTCTGTCCCATGGGGCTGCTGGCGGGCAGCGACGTTGCCTTCCCGCGCCGGGGCTACCCCATGCACCGCCTCATCCAGGAGGCACAGAAGGCGGAGCCCAGCTCGTTCCGCGCCAGCGTGGTGCCCTGGGAAACAGCTTCTGATGTGCGCCTACACCTGCAACAGGTGCTGAAGACGTGCTGA
- the PHOSPHO1 gene encoding phosphoethanolamine/phosphocholine phosphatase isoform X1 has product MCQHLWPWPANQPLPGRLPPRPLSLAPSSSCCSPPCSQDGGMAAQGAPRFLLIFDFDETIVDENSDDSIVRAAPGQQLPESLRATYREGFYNEYMQRVFKYLGEQGVRPRDLRAVYEAIPLSPGMGDLLQFVAKQGACFEVILISDANTFGVESALRAAGHHGLFRRILSNPSGPDARGLLTLRPFHTHSCERCPANMCKHKVLSDYLRERAHDGVHFERLFYVGDGANDFCPMGLLAGSDVAFPRRGYPMHRLIQEAQKAEPSSFRASVVPWETASDVRLHLQQVLKTC; this is encoded by the coding sequence ATGTGCCAGCACCTCTGGCCGTGGCCCGCTAACCAGCCTCTCCCGGGCCGGCTCCCACCGCGCCCCCTCTCGCttgccccctcctcctcctgctgttCTCCCCCCTGCTCCCAGGACGGCGGTATGGCCGCGCAGGGCGCGCCTCGCTTCCTCCTGATCTTTGACTTCGATGAGACTATCGTGGACGAAAACAGCGACGACTCAATCGTGCGGGCTGCGCCCGGCCAGCAGCTGCCCGAGAGCCTACGTGCCACCTACCGGGAGGGCTTCTACAACGAATACATGCAGCGCGTCTTCAAGTACCTGGGCGAGCAGGGCGTGCGGCCGCGGGACCTGCGCGCAGTCTACGAAGCCATCCCCCTGTCGCCGGGCATGGGCGACCTGCTACAGTTTGTGGCCAAGCAAGGTGCCTGCTTCGAGGTCATTCTCATCTCGGATGCCAACACCTTTGGTGTGGAGAGCGCGCTGCGTGCCGCCGGCCACCACGGCCTTTTCCGCCGCATCCTCAGCAATCCGTCGGGGCCCGACGCGCGGGGACTGCTGACGCTGCGGCCCTTCCACACACACAGCTGCGAGCGCTGTCCCGCCAACATGTGCAAGCACAAGGTGCTCAGCGACTACCTGCGCGAGCGGGCCCACGACGGCGTGCACTTCGAGCGCCTCTTCTACGTGGGTGACGGCGCCAACGACTTCTGTCCCATGGGGCTGCTGGCGGGCAGCGACGTTGCCTTCCCGCGCCGGGGCTACCCCATGCACCGCCTCATCCAGGAGGCACAGAAGGCGGAGCCCAGCTCGTTCCGCGCCAGCGTGGTGCCCTGGGAAACAGCTTCTGATGTGCGCCTACACCTGCAACAGGTGCTGAAGACGTGCTGA
- the ABI3 gene encoding ABI gene family member 3 isoform X2 encodes MADLQQLQEFEIPTGREALRGNHSALLRVADYCEDNYMQATDKRKALEETMAFTTQALASVAYQVGNLAGHTLRMLDLQGTALRQVEARVSTLDQMVNIHMEKVARREIGTLATLQRLRPGQKIIVPESLPPLTPYYRKPLNFGCLDDIGHGIKDLSTQLSRTGTLSRKSIKAPATPASTTLGRTPRIPEPVQLPVVPDGKLSAASSASSLASAGTEGPGGVSTSKGQAASPPAPLPGSTAPPPPPAADEIFLLPPPLEELSLPPPGTELPPPLDLPPPPPLDGDELELPPPPPPGFGSDEPSWVPATYLEKVVTLYPYTRQKDNELSFSEGTVICVTRRFSDGWCEGVSSEGTGFFPGNYVEPSC; translated from the exons ATGGCGGATCTACAGCAgctgcaggagtttgagatcccCACGGGCCGGGAGGCTCTGCGGGGAAACCACAGTGCCCTGCTGCGGGTCGCCGACTACTGTGAGGACAACTACATGCAG GCCACAGACAAGAGAAAGGCACTGGAGGAGACCATGGCCTTCACCACCCAGGCACTGGCCAGTGTGGCCTACCAGGTGGGCAACCTGGCCGGGCACACTCTGCGCATGTTGGACCTGCAGGGAACtgccctgaggcaggtggaggccCGTGTAAGCACGCTGGACCAG ATGGTGAACATACATATGGAGAAGGTGGCCCGAAGGGAgattggcaccttagccactctTCAGCGGCTGCGTCCTGGCCAGAAGATCATCGTCCCTGAGAGTCTGCCCCCACTCACACCCTATTACAGGAAGCCCCTCAACTTTGGCTGCCTGGATGACATTGGCCACGGCATCAAG GACCTGAGCACGCAGCTGTCGAGAACCGGGACCCTGTCTCGAAAGAGCAtcaaggcgcctgccacacccgCCTCCACCACGCTGGG GAGAACCCCACGGATCCCCGAGCCGGTGCAGCTCCCCGTGGTGCCCGATGGCAAGCTCTCTGCCGCCTCATCCGCCTCTTCCCTGGCCTCGGCAGG CACTGAAGGACCCGGTGGGGTCTCCACGTCCAAGGGGCAGGCAGCATCCCCACCCGCTCCGCTCCCGGGATCCAcagccccaccccctccaccaGCCGCGGACGAGATCTTCCTGCTGCCCCCTCCGCTGGAGGAGCTGTCTCTGCCCCCGCCGG GCACAGAGTTGCCCCCGCCCCTGGACCTGCCCCCACCTCCGCCCCTGGATGGAGATGAATTGGAGCTGCCACCTCCGCCCCCGCCAGGCTTTGGGTCAGATGAGCCCAGCTGGGTTCCTGCCACATACTTGGAGAAAG TGGTGACACTGTACCCATACACTCGCCAGAAGGACAACGAGCTCTCCTTCTCTGAGGGCACTGTAATCTGCGTCACCCGACGCTTCTCCGATGGCTGGTGTGAGGGCGTCAGCTCAGAGGGGACTGGATTCTTCCCCGGGAACTATGTGGAGCCCAGCTGCTGA
- the ABI3 gene encoding ABI gene family member 3 isoform X1 — protein MADLQQLQEFEIPTGREALRGNHSALLRVADYCEDNYMQATDKRKALEETMAFTTQALASVAYQVGNLAGHTLRMLDLQGTALRQVEARVSTLDQMVNIHMEKVARREIGTLATLQRLRPGQKIIVPESLPPLTPYYRKPLNFGCLDDIGHGIKDLSTQLSRTGTLSRKSIKAPATPASTTLGRTPRIPEPVQLPVVPDGKLSAASSASSLASAGSTEGPGGVSTSKGQAASPPAPLPGSTAPPPPPAADEIFLLPPPLEELSLPPPGTELPPPLDLPPPPPLDGDELELPPPPPPGFGSDEPSWVPATYLEKVVTLYPYTRQKDNELSFSEGTVICVTRRFSDGWCEGVSSEGTGFFPGNYVEPSC, from the exons ATGGCGGATCTACAGCAgctgcaggagtttgagatcccCACGGGCCGGGAGGCTCTGCGGGGAAACCACAGTGCCCTGCTGCGGGTCGCCGACTACTGTGAGGACAACTACATGCAG GCCACAGACAAGAGAAAGGCACTGGAGGAGACCATGGCCTTCACCACCCAGGCACTGGCCAGTGTGGCCTACCAGGTGGGCAACCTGGCCGGGCACACTCTGCGCATGTTGGACCTGCAGGGAACtgccctgaggcaggtggaggccCGTGTAAGCACGCTGGACCAG ATGGTGAACATACATATGGAGAAGGTGGCCCGAAGGGAgattggcaccttagccactctTCAGCGGCTGCGTCCTGGCCAGAAGATCATCGTCCCTGAGAGTCTGCCCCCACTCACACCCTATTACAGGAAGCCCCTCAACTTTGGCTGCCTGGATGACATTGGCCACGGCATCAAG GACCTGAGCACGCAGCTGTCGAGAACCGGGACCCTGTCTCGAAAGAGCAtcaaggcgcctgccacacccgCCTCCACCACGCTGGG GAGAACCCCACGGATCCCCGAGCCGGTGCAGCTCCCCGTGGTGCCCGATGGCAAGCTCTCTGCCGCCTCATCCGCCTCTTCCCTGGCCTCGGCAGG CAGCACTGAAGGACCCGGTGGGGTCTCCACGTCCAAGGGGCAGGCAGCATCCCCACCCGCTCCGCTCCCGGGATCCAcagccccaccccctccaccaGCCGCGGACGAGATCTTCCTGCTGCCCCCTCCGCTGGAGGAGCTGTCTCTGCCCCCGCCGG GCACAGAGTTGCCCCCGCCCCTGGACCTGCCCCCACCTCCGCCCCTGGATGGAGATGAATTGGAGCTGCCACCTCCGCCCCCGCCAGGCTTTGGGTCAGATGAGCCCAGCTGGGTTCCTGCCACATACTTGGAGAAAG TGGTGACACTGTACCCATACACTCGCCAGAAGGACAACGAGCTCTCCTTCTCTGAGGGCACTGTAATCTGCGTCACCCGACGCTTCTCCGATGGCTGGTGTGAGGGCGTCAGCTCAGAGGGGACTGGATTCTTCCCCGGGAACTATGTGGAGCCCAGCTGCTGA
- the GNGT2 gene encoding guanine nucleotide-binding protein G(I)/G(S)/G(O) subunit gamma-T2, whose amino-acid sequence MAQELNEKDLLRMEVEQLKREMKNSRLPISQTGKEIKDYVEAQAGNDPLLKGIPEDKNPFREKGACMIS is encoded by the exons ATGGCCCAAGAGCTTAACGAGAAGGACCTGCtgaggatggaggtggaacagCTGAAGAGGGAAATGAAGAATTCGAGATTGCCA ATTTCCCAGACAGGAAAGGAAATCAAGGATTATGTGGAGGCTCAAGCAGGAAATGACCCTCTTCTCAAAGGCATCCCTGAGGATAAGAATCCCTTCAGAGAGAAAGGCGCCTGCATGATAAGCTGA